The following are encoded together in the Actinomycetota bacterium genome:
- a CDS encoding NAD(P)-binding domain-containing protein, which produces MRIAILGTGRVGSALGTGWAARGHTVVFGSRRPAQVSCSVGNAETFAGAAGRSQVVVLAVPYEVVGDVVAAAGDLSGRVVADATNPMGQPVAGGGSGAERVASLAPGAHVVKAFNTMGFETMASPVIEGRAALALMAGDDVGAKEVVASLARDLGFDAVDAGGLTAARHLESLAELWVHLAMRAGLGRDMAFALLRR; this is translated from the coding sequence ATGCGGATCGCGATCTTGGGCACGGGCCGGGTGGGGTCGGCCCTGGGGACGGGTTGGGCGGCGCGGGGCCACACGGTCGTGTTCGGGTCGCGCCGGCCCGCCCAGGTGAGCTGTTCGGTGGGCAACGCCGAGACCTTCGCGGGCGCGGCCGGGCGCAGCCAGGTGGTGGTGCTGGCCGTGCCCTACGAGGTGGTGGGTGACGTGGTGGCGGCTGCGGGGGACCTGTCGGGCCGGGTAGTGGCCGACGCCACCAACCCCATGGGCCAGCCGGTGGCGGGCGGCGGATCGGGAGCCGAACGGGTGGCGTCGCTGGCCCCCGGTGCCCACGTCGTCAAGGCGTTCAACACCATGGGGTTCGAGACCATGGCCAGTCCCGTGATCGAAGGTCGGGCCGCCCTTGCCTTGATGGCCGGCGACGACGTCGGGGCCAAGGAGGTGGTTGCCTCCCTGGCCCGCGACCTCGGGTTCGACGCCGTCGACGCGGGCGGGCTGACCGCGGCCCGCCACCTCGAGTCCCTGGCCGAACTGTGGGTGCACCTGGCGATGAGGGCTGGTCTCGGCCGGGACATGGCCTTCGCCCTCCTGCGCCGCTGA
- a CDS encoding DUF2277 domain-containing protein: MCRSIVVLRGPEPTSDEDVQAAALQFVRKVSGYRQPSKANAEVFDRAVAEVSASVRRLLDDLVSPPGARPPALRGARARGAPTKG, from the coding sequence ATGTGCCGGAGCATCGTTGTCCTGCGGGGACCTGAACCGACCAGCGACGAGGACGTGCAGGCCGCCGCCCTCCAGTTCGTGCGCAAGGTGAGCGGCTACCGCCAGCCGTCCAAGGCCAACGCCGAGGTGTTCGACCGGGCCGTGGCCGAGGTGTCGGCGTCGGTCCGCCGGCTCCTCGACGACCTAGTCAGCCCGCCCGGGGCACGGCCGCCAGCCCTGCGCGGGGCCCGTGCCCGAGGAGCCCCTACGAAGGGGTAG
- a CDS encoding ribonuclease HII, which translates to MALIVPPVRPPVVRRQVVPSLATERELWDEGAEIVVGVDEVGRGAWAGPISVGAAVLPREKRLRKVRDSKMLTEPEREHLFPRLAAWCAAWGVGHASQAECDELGMSAAQKLAARRAVQSLGVVPDVVLVDGNWDFVGGARVKRLVKGDARCLSIATASVLAKVSRDRIMRAEAEHFPGYDFDLNKGYPCPRHKAALAAWGPTTIHRRAWVFMDNIPWAGVPRRVRDTGQGQLWEVSA; encoded by the coding sequence ATGGCCTTGATCGTCCCGCCCGTGAGGCCGCCGGTGGTCAGGCGCCAGGTGGTGCCCAGCCTGGCCACCGAGCGGGAGCTGTGGGACGAGGGCGCCGAGATCGTCGTGGGGGTGGACGAGGTCGGCCGGGGCGCGTGGGCCGGGCCCATCTCCGTGGGGGCAGCCGTGCTGCCCCGGGAGAAACGCCTGCGCAAGGTTCGGGACTCCAAGATGCTGACCGAGCCCGAGCGCGAGCACCTGTTCCCGCGGCTGGCGGCGTGGTGCGCGGCATGGGGCGTGGGCCATGCCAGCCAGGCCGAGTGCGACGAGCTGGGCATGTCCGCGGCCCAGAAGCTGGCTGCCCGCCGGGCCGTCCAATCCCTTGGGGTGGTCCCCGACGTAGTGCTGGTCGATGGCAACTGGGACTTCGTGGGCGGGGCCCGGGTCAAACGACTTGTGAAAGGGGACGCAAGGTGCCTGTCGATCGCCACCGCTTCGGTGCTGGCCAAGGTGAGCCGTGACCGCATCATGCGGGCCGAGGCCGAGCACTTCCCGGGCTACGACTTCGACCTCAACAAGGGATACCCGTGCCCCCGCCACAAGGCGGCGCTGGCTGCCTGGGGCCCGACCACCATCCACCGGCGGGCGTGGGTGTTCATGGACAACATCCCCTGGGCCGGCGTCCCCCGCCGGGTGCGCGACACCGGCCAGGGCCAGCTCTGGGAGGTGAGCGCGTGA
- a CDS encoding arginine deiminase-related protein: MAEGALTWGRRLLMCPPEHFGVLYEINPWMHQEVAVDLDRARAQWDQLVAALTAAGAEVEVMGAQPGLPDLVFTANAGLVNGRRFVPSRFRHPQRQGEVPHFRAWFEAHGYDVVELPEGVSHEGAGDALPFGRAILSGYRFRSDAAAHTALSDLLAVPVRPIELADPRYYHLDLTFCPLDGRRALVAPEAWDTYGRRVVEALVPEPFALQPEETAAFCANSVVVGTNVVMPTCPPRVGRQLEAWGFAVAEVDVGEFQKAGGACRCLTLALDVDLP; the protein is encoded by the coding sequence ATGGCTGAGGGCGCGCTCACGTGGGGGCGCCGGCTGCTCATGTGCCCGCCCGAGCACTTCGGCGTGCTCTACGAGATCAACCCGTGGATGCACCAGGAGGTGGCCGTCGACCTCGACCGGGCCCGCGCCCAGTGGGACCAACTGGTGGCTGCCTTGACGGCTGCGGGCGCCGAGGTCGAGGTCATGGGCGCCCAGCCCGGCCTGCCCGACCTGGTGTTCACGGCCAATGCCGGCCTGGTCAACGGGCGGCGGTTCGTGCCCAGCCGGTTCCGCCATCCCCAGCGCCAGGGCGAGGTGCCCCACTTCCGGGCGTGGTTCGAGGCCCACGGCTACGACGTCGTTGAGCTGCCCGAGGGCGTCTCCCACGAGGGGGCGGGCGACGCCCTGCCCTTCGGCCGGGCCATCCTGTCGGGGTACCGGTTCCGCTCCGACGCGGCCGCCCACACGGCGCTCTCCGACCTGCTCGCCGTGCCCGTGCGCCCGATCGAGCTGGCCGACCCCCGCTACTACCACCTCGACCTCACCTTCTGCCCGCTCGACGGCCGCCGGGCGCTGGTCGCCCCCGAGGCGTGGGACACATACGGCCGCCGGGTGGTCGAGGCGCTGGTGCCCGAGCCCTTCGCCCTCCAACCCGAGGAGACGGCCGCTTTCTGCGCCAACTCGGTGGTGGTCGGCACCAACGTGGTCATGCCCACGTGCCCGCCCCGGGTCGGCCGCCAGCTCGAGGCGTGGGGCTTCGCCGTGGCCGAGGTCGACGTCGGCGAGTTCCAGAAGGCGGGCGGGGCGTGCCGGTGCCTCACCCTGGCCCTCGACGTCGACCTGCCCTGA